TCGGTCTCCGCGCTGCCGTCCCCGACGGTCCTGGCGTGGGCGCGCAGGACGGCCAGCTGCGCGCAGAGGGCGCAGCCGGCCACCGGTTCGGGCGGCGGCGGCAACGCGACGAGCGCCCGCGCCGTCGACGCGTCGCTGAGCGAACGGTCGTTGACCGCCCGCACGGTGGCGCTCAGTCGTCCCTCGTGATCCATCGTGCAACCTCCGTGACTCTCGGTGTACCGAGGGTTGCTGAGGGGAGTCGTCCGGAGCAATGCTTGGCGCGTGACACTCGTGGACTGTCACGGAGGAGGTCCGCCGCGTGGGACGGCGCAACGCCGGGAGTTCGGGAGCGAGTACGGCCGCCGTGTTCGGCGAGGTGCTGCGGCACTTCCGGGAGGCCGCGGGGCTCACGCAGGAGGGCCTGGCGGCCCGCATCCCCTGCGATCGCTCGCACGTCGCCCGCGTGGAGGCGGGGTCGCGGGTGCCGCAGGACACGTTCGCCAAGACGTGCGACGAGCTGCTGGGCACGGGTGGGGTGCTGGGGCGGCTGTGGGGGCGGATCGACTGGTATCCGGAGGTGGAGCATCCGGATTGGTTCGAGCGCAGGGCTCGCATGGACGCCGAGGCGGTGGCCGTCCGCGCCTACCAGACACAGGTGATGCCGGGCCTGTTGCAGACGTCCGCTTATGCGACGGCCCTGTTCGGCCGACGCCTCTCGGATGCAGCCGAAGTCGACGAGCGAGTGCGTGCCCGGTTGAGCCGACAGCAGCGCTTCTACGCAGCGGGCGGCCCGCTCTACGTCGTCGTGCTGGACGAGGGTTGTCTGCGCCATGTGGTGGGTGGCACGGCAGTCATGCGGGACCAGTGCGCGCACCTGCTGGCCGTCGGCCGCCTCCCCAACGTACGAGTGCAGGTAGCACCCTTGAGCCGCCCGTACCTCGACCGGCCGGACACCTCGCTGTCGCTCATCGAACTGCCGGGGGGAGAGCGCTGGGTGTACTCGGAGTCGCTGGACCGTGGGCACTTCAGTGACGATCCGACCGTCTTCACCAGGCACAACGCGACCTATGATGTGCTGCGGGCGGATGCGCTGTCAGCCCCTGAGTCCGCCGCTCTGATCAGCGACGTGATGGAAGGGTACGAGTCTCATGAGCAGCCACGACCTGAGCGCGACCACCTGGATCAAGAGCAGCCACAGCGGCGCCAACGGCGGGGACTGCATCGAAATAGCCCCCGGAGTCCCCGGCGTCGTCCCCGTCCGCGACAGCAAGAACCCTGACGGTCCCGTCCTCCTCGTCGGCCGCGCCGCCTGGTCCGCATTCACCGGAACCCGCTTTCTCGTGCTCCGGTGACAGGGGCCCAACTCGCGAGGAAGTCGTCCCCATTGGCGTCGCGATCGAAGGGTACGAAGACCATGGGCAGCCACGAATCCGACGCAACGTTCTGGATCAAGAGCAGCTACAGCGACGCCAACGGCGGAAACTGCGTCGAAGTGGCCCCCGGATTCCACTCCGTCGTCCCCGTCCGCGACAGCAAGAACCCTGACGGCCCCGTCCTCCTCGTCGGCCGCGCCGCCTGGTCCGCATTCACCGGAACCCGCTTTCTCGTGCTCCGGTGACAGGGGCGCCTACCCGGAAAGAACCACGGGGAGAAAGAAACCCAGCCAAGCCCCACCCCTCCCTCCCGCCCACGGCGTCGCCTCACTCGCCTGGGTGAACATCACCGGTTGGGCTGGCTTTCGGGGGCCCCAACTCCCTTACTCTCAGCGCATTAACCGCTGACATATGTCAGCCCCCGAGGGGACTCGCAATCCCCACGAGGGCCTGGCCAACGAGGAAGAACCGCACTTCCTGATGGATACTCCCGACCTTAGCGCGCCCCCGCACGCCCCGTCCGCCCCCGGCGGCAAACACCCCCGATCAGGGGTCACGCACGAGCACGTGCGCCACACCACCAACTTCACCGTGGTCGGCAACCACCTGGCCCAGCACCCGCACCTCTCGCTGCTGGCGATCGGCCTGGGCCTGTACATCCAGTCGGTGCGCGTCGGCACCCCGGTGGACATCAAGAGCCTCACCGCCCGCTTCAAGGAGGGCGCGACCCGTATCGGCGCGGCTCTGAACGAGCTGGAGGAGTACGGCTACCTGCGCCGCGAACGGGAGCGCATCCCGGACGGCCGCATCGTCACGCGGACGGTGTCGTGCAACGACCCGGCAAGCGCGGCCCGGCGTCGCACATCCGGACGCCCGCACGCTCCCGCGCGGTCGGAACGCCCTCCGCGTCGCCCGCCTGCGGCGCCACGCCCGCTGCCCGCCGTACCGCAACCCGGCTGCAAGGCCCCCGCACTCCTGAAACAGGCCACCGATGTCCTCACCGGCCTGCGCCGTCACGACCGCCGCCTGCTGCTCTCGGCCTGCGACACGACCCACCTGGCCCCGGGTGTGGCCGCCTGGCTGGAGCGCGAGGTCAGCCCCGCAGCCGTACGCGACGCCTTGACCACCGGCCTGCCGGCCGAGGGCGTACGCCGCCCGGCAGCCCTCCTGGCCCACCGCCTGACGGTCCAGCTGCCGCCCCCACCACCCGTAGGCCCCCGCCCGGCCGCCGCGCCACCACCGGTCCGGCACCCCCTGCGCAACTGCGACCGCTGCGACCGGGGCTTCCGCGCCCCCGCACACGAACCCCACTGCCGCGACTGCCGCCCACCGCACCTGACCTAGAACGGAACCCCATGGTCGGCTCGTCTCACGAGGCGATGCACCGCATCTTCCAACACGACCCGGGACTCTTCAGCCGCGTCTCCCGCTTCCTGGGGGTCGACATCCCCAGACCCGTCGCGGCGACCACCCTGCCCACCGACCTCACCGAGGCGAGCCCCGTCGAACGCCGGGTCGACACCCTCCTGCGCTTCGAGACTGCCGACCAGGGACCCTTCCTGCTGGCCGTCGAGGCCCAGGGCAAGAAGGACCCGGACAAACCCGCGAGCTGGGCGTACTACGTCTCGTACCTGTGGACGAAGTACCGCCTGCCCACCGCGCTGCTGGTCGTCTGCCAGGACTACGCGACGGCCAAGTGGGCCCAGCAGGCGGTGAGCGCCGGACCGTCCCAGCTACCCACTCTCACCTTGCGGCCCGTGGTCGCGGGCCCGCACAACATGCCGGTGATCACCGACCCGGAAGAGGCCCGTGCCGACCTGGTGCTGGCCAGCCTGGCGGCCATCACACACGCCGCCGAACCGGTCGTGAATGCGATACTGAAGGCCCTGTCCACAGCATTGCGGGACGCGCCGGAAGACGTCGTGGACCCCATCGTCGAATTCACCGCACATGGACTGGGCAACCACCCGGCCAAGCACCTCTGGAGGAACCTGGTGGCCGTGGACCTCTCCTTCTACAAGTCCTACATCTCCGAAGAGATCCGTGACGAAGGCCGGGCGAAAAGCCGGGCCGAGGACATCGTCCTCGTCCTGGAACAGCGAGGCATCTCCATCTCCGACGACGTCCGCGGACGCATCGCGGCGTGCGGCGACCTCGAAGTCCTCCGCTGCTGGCTCACCCGAGCCATCACCGTGTCCACCGCCGAGGCGATCTTCGAGGGCGAGTGACCAGGACCCCAGCGGGTCAGTCGCCCTTGGGGTCCTCGTCCTTGTCGCGGTCGCGGTCCTTCTCGTCGTCCTTGTCCAGCGACTTCAGGAAGTCGGGGTTGTCGTCCGGCGCGACCCACTGCCGGCGCCCGCCGCCGCCCTGCCAGGGCGAGGAGCCGGCCGGCTGCCGCTTCTTGCCGGCGATGATCCACGAGATCGACCCGACCAGCGGGAACAGCAGCACGAGGATCGCCCACAGCGGCTTGGGGATGTGCCGGACGTCCTCGTCCTTCGTGCTGATGCAGTCGATGAACGCGTAGACGCTCAACGCCAGGGGGATCAGGAACATCAGCACCCGGAGCATGGGGCCTCTCCAGCGTTAGCGGTGGGCGGGGACGCGTCACGGCCCCCAGGTACAGGGCCAGGGTAGCGGCTCGGGGATACTGGACCGCATGGCTTACGACGATCTTCGCTCGCTGCTCCGGGCGCTGGAGCGCGAGGGCGACCTCAAGCGCATCAAGGCCGAGGTGGACCCGTACCTGGAGGTCGGGGAGATCGTCGACCGGGTGAACAAGGCCGGCGGCCCCGCCCTGCTCTTCGAGAACGTGAAGGGCTCCGACATGCCCCTCGCGATGAACGTCTTCGGCACCGACCGGCGCCTGCTCAAGGCCCTCGGCCTGAAGTCGTACTCCGACATCTCGGACAAGATCGGCGGGCTGCTCCGCCCCGAGCTGCCCCAGGGCTTCGTCGGCATGCGCGAGGCCTTCGGGAAGCTCGGCGCGATGACGCACGTACCGCCGAAGAAGGTGAAGCCGGGCAGCGCGCCCGTGCAGGAGACCGTCCTCACCGGCGACGACGTGGACCTCGACCGCCTCCCCGCCCTCTTCACCTGGCCCGACGACGGCGGCTCCTTCTTCAACCTGGGCCTCACCCACACCAAGGACCCGGAGACGGGCGTCCGCAACCTGGGCCTGTACCGGCTCCAGCGCCACGACAAGCGCACCATCGGCATGCACTGGCAGATCCACAAGGACAGCCGCAACCACTACGCGGTGGCCGCCCGGCGCGGCGAGCGCCTGCCGGTCGCCATCGCCTTCGGCTGCCCGCCCGCCGTGACGTACGCCTCCACCGCCCCGCTCCCCGGCGACATCGACGAGTACCTGTTCGC
This region of Streptomyces ambofaciens ATCC 23877 genomic DNA includes:
- a CDS encoding DNA-binding protein, which produces MDTPDLSAPPHAPSAPGGKHPRSGVTHEHVRHTTNFTVVGNHLAQHPHLSLLAIGLGLYIQSVRVGTPVDIKSLTARFKEGATRIGAALNELEEYGYLRRERERIPDGRIVTRTVSCNDPASAARRRTSGRPHAPARSERPPRRPPAAPRPLPAVPQPGCKAPALLKQATDVLTGLRRHDRRLLLSACDTTHLAPGVAAWLEREVSPAAVRDALTTGLPAEGVRRPAALLAHRLTVQLPPPPPVGPRPAAAPPPVRHPLRNCDRCDRGFRAPAHEPHCRDCRPPHLT
- a CDS encoding PLD nuclease N-terminal domain-containing protein, which gives rise to MLRVLMFLIPLALSVYAFIDCISTKDEDVRHIPKPLWAILVLLFPLVGSISWIIAGKKRQPAGSSPWQGGGGRRQWVAPDDNPDFLKSLDKDDEKDRDRDKDEDPKGD
- a CDS encoding DUF397 domain-containing protein; this encodes MGSHESDATFWIKSSYSDANGGNCVEVAPGFHSVVPVRDSKNPDGPVLLVGRAAWSAFTGTRFLVLR
- a CDS encoding helix-turn-helix domain-containing protein, with protein sequence MGRRNAGSSGASTAAVFGEVLRHFREAAGLTQEGLAARIPCDRSHVARVEAGSRVPQDTFAKTCDELLGTGGVLGRLWGRIDWYPEVEHPDWFERRARMDAEAVAVRAYQTQVMPGLLQTSAYATALFGRRLSDAAEVDERVRARLSRQQRFYAAGGPLYVVVLDEGCLRHVVGGTAVMRDQCAHLLAVGRLPNVRVQVAPLSRPYLDRPDTSLSLIELPGGERWVYSESLDRGHFSDDPTVFTRHNATYDVLRADALSAPESAALISDVMEGYESHEQPRPERDHLDQEQPQRRQRRGLHRNSPRSPRRRPRPRQQEP
- a CDS encoding DUF397 domain-containing protein, which encodes MAPGVPGVVPVRDSKNPDGPVLLVGRAAWSAFTGTRFLVLR